Proteins found in one Triticum aestivum cultivar Chinese Spring chromosome 4D, IWGSC CS RefSeq v2.1, whole genome shotgun sequence genomic segment:
- the LOC123096548 gene encoding alpha-L-arabinofuranosidase 1, with translation MKRMGSKQVLVPTVSCLLLLFCLGCKCLALELEATQTATLKVDASSQLARKIPDTLFGMFFEEINHAGAGGIWAELVSNRGFEAGGLHTPSNIDPWSIIGNDSSIFVATDRTSCFSRNIIALRMEVLCDECPAGVGIYNPGFWGMNIEDGKTYNLVMYVKSAEAADLTVSLASSDGLQKLASVTVPVAGTSNWTKVEQKLIAKGTNRTSRLEITSNKKGVVWFDQVSLMPSDTFKGHGFRTELISMLLDLKPRFLRFPGGCFVEGEWLRNAFRWRESIGPWEERPGHFGDVWHYWTDDGLGYYEFLQLSEDLGAAPIWVFNNGISHNDEVSTAAIAPFVKDVLDSLEFARGSANSTWGSVRAAMGHPEPFPVKYVAIGNEDCGKKYYLGNYLKFYNAIRESYPDIQMISNCDGSSKPLDHPADLYDFHVYTDSKTLFNMKGTFDKTSRTGPKAFVSEYAVWRTDAGRGSLLGSLAEAAFLTGLEKNSDIVQMASYAPLFVNDNDQTWNPDAIVFNSWQQYGTPSYWMQKFFRESSGAMIHPITISSSYSGSLAASAITWQDSGNSFLKVKIVNFGSDTVSLTISVSGLQASINALGSNATVLTSSNVKDENSFSNPNKVVPVTSQLRNAAEQMQVTLAAHSFSSFDLALAQSELVAEM, from the exons ATGAAGCGTATGGGTTCCAAACAAGTGCTCGTTCCTACCGTCTCATGCTTGCTGCTCCTATTCTGCCTTGGATGCAAATGCCTAGCATTGGAATTAGAGGCGACACAGACGGCCACCCTCAAGGTTGATGCCTCGTCACAGCTTGCCCGAAAGATCCCGGACACACTGTTTGGGATGTTTTTTGAG GAGATTAACCATGCAGGAGCCGGTGGCATATGGGCAGAACTTGTTAGTAATAGAG GTTTTGAAGCTGGGGGACTCCATACACCATCAAATATTGACCCATGGTCTATAATTGGAAATGACTCTTCCATATTTGTGGCGACTGACCGTACATCATGTTTCAGTCGAAACATTATCGCTCTTAGGATGGAGGTTCTCTGTGATGAATGCCCAGCCGGCGTTGGCATTTACAACCCTGGGTTCTGGGGCATG AACATAGAAGATGGAAAGACCTACAATCTAGTTATGTATGTTAAATCAGCAGAAGCTGCAGATTTGACAGTTTCATTAGCAAGCTCTGATGGGTTGCAGAAGCTCGCTTCAGTTACTGTACC AGTTGCTGGCACTTCCAACTGGACAAAAGTAGAGCAAAAACTGATTGCTAAAGGGACAAACAGGACCTCAAGACTTGAGATAACATCTAACAAGAAGGGAGTTGTATGGTTTGATCAAGTATCACTCATGCCTTCAGACACGTTCAAG GGACATGGTTTTCGCACCGAATTGATATCCATGCTTTTGGATCTAAAACCACGATTCTTGAGATTTCCTG GTGGTTGCTTCGTTGAAGGCGAATGGTTAAGAAATGCATTCAGGTGGAGGGAATCTATTGGTCCATGGGAAGAGAGGCCTGGACACTTCGGAGATGTTTGGCATTACTGGACTGATGATGGCCTTGGATATTATGAGTTTCTTCAG CTTTCTGAAGACCTGGGGGCTGCTCCAATCTGGGTATTCAACAATG GAATCAGCCACAATGATGAAGTTAGTACCGCTGCCATTGCCCCTTTTGTAAAG GATGTATTGGACAGTCTAGAATTCGCAAGGGGGAGTGCAAACTCAACATGGGGCTCTGTTAGAGCTGCAATGGGGCATCCTGAACCGTTCCCAGTCAAATATGTTGCGATTGGAAATGAAGATTGTGGGAAAAAATACTACCTCG GTAATTACCTCAAGTTCTACAATGCTATAAGAGAATCCTATCCAGACATTCAGATGATTTCAAACTGTGATGGTTCATCTAAACCACTTGACCATCCTGCTGATCTGTATGACTTCCAT GTCTACACCGATTCTAAGACTTTGTTTAACATGAAGGGTACGTTTGATAAAACTTCTCGTACTGGTCCCAAG GCCTTTGTCAGTGAGTATGCCGTATGGAGAACTGATGCAGGTAGAGGAAGCCTTCTTGGTTCACTAGCAGAGGCTGCCTTCCTTACTGGACTGGAGAAGAACAG TGATATTGTTCAGATGGCAAGTTATGCACCACTCTTTGTAAACGACAACGATCAAAC GTGGAATCCAGATGCTATCGTCTTCAACTCCTGGCAACAATACGGAACTCCTAGTTACTGGATGCAGAAGTTTTTCCGCGAATCTAGTGGTGCGATGATTCATCCAATTACAATCAGTTCCAGCTACTCTGGTTCTCTAGCAGCATCTGCTATCACCTGGCAGGATTCCGGGAATAGCTTCCTGAAAGTAAAG ATTGTGAACTTTGGGTCAGACACCGTGAGCCTCACGATCTCTGTGTCTGGGCTTCAGGCTAGCATCAACGCGCTGGGGTCAAATGCTACTGTTCTCACGTCCAGCAATGTGAAGGATGAAAATTCTTTCAGTAACCCGAACAAG GTCGTGCCTGTGACGAGCCAGCTGCGCAACGCCGCGGAACAGATGCAGGTCACACTCGCTGCCCACTCCTTCTCCTCGTTCGACCTTGCGCTTGCTCAGTCCGAGCTTGTCGCGGAGATGTGA